The DNA segment TACATTAGATGACTTTAGACCCAAAACCATCAAAAATAGACTTGCAAAAAAAGCATAAAAAATGCCCTGACTGTGAACATGAATATCTATTTTTGGATTATCAACAATTGATTTGATGGTTCTAAATGTACCCAAACTTCCAAAAGGATAAGGAAAAGGCAAAACATAGGCTGGATAATAGACTTGGCCCTTTTTTTTCAAGGCCATATAATAGCCTAATTCCTTGCAGGCAAAGATCGCCATTAAATAAAGAGCAAACTTAAAACCAATCCCATTGACCATCAATAAAAAACTCAAGCCAAACAAAAAAACACTCAAAAATGTTTGTAATAAATTTTGCAAGGTCTGATCATTGCTCATTTTTTGAACTTTTTCCATGCTTCTCTATTTATATTGCCTTGACTCAAAGATCAATGATTAGGTTATCAATTAAGCGTGTAGAACCGACAAAAGCTGCCAAGGCTACCACAAATTTTTTCTCTATTTTTTCTGGGGGCAAAAAATCATCCCAATGCAAAATTTTTAAATACTGTAACTTGATTTCTGGATAGGCTTGTAAATAATTTTCCGCTTGCCCAAGTAAGGTTTGAACTACCCGTTCACCAGACTGGCTTGTTTCTTTAATCAGGCATAAAGCTTGGTACAAATGCCTGGCAATTTCTCTTTGCTGATCTGATAAGTATTGATTGCGTGAACTCATGGCCAGACCGTTTTTCTCGCGTATGGTTGGACAGGCCACCATTTCTACCGGCAAATGAAAAGCTTTGATCATTTCTTCAATAACTTTGACTTGCTCAACATCCTTTAAGCCCATAAACAGTTGGTCACAGGGGATCAAATGCAACAATTTCATTACCACTGTACAAATACCGTCAAAATAACCTTTGCGATACGCACCACACAAATGCGATGAAAAAAAACTTTCCATAATTTTAAATGAAAAATTTTTGGGGTACATCATTTCTACACTGGGGACAAAAACCAAGTCCACCCCCGCCTGCTCACACATGGCTAAATCTTTTTCTAAAGGCCGTGGGTATTGCTTTAAATCTTCATTGGGACCAAACTGCATAGGGTTCACAAAAACACTCACTGCCGTCTGTTGACATCTTTCTTTACTGGCTTCAACCAGAGAAAGATGCCCAGCATGCAGCGCTCCCATGGTGGGCACAAAACCCAAACTTTGCTTGTTGTTTTTTATCTCTTCAATCGCATTTTGAAGATCTGAAAAACTTTTAATAACATTCATGATGAACTCTCATTCAACAACCAATGCCAAAGATGCTGAGCTATTTCTAACTTGGAGATAGAGGTGTAATT comes from the bacterium genome and includes:
- the panC gene encoding pantoate--beta-alanine ligase, with translation MNVIKSFSDLQNAIEEIKNNKQSLGFVPTMGALHAGHLSLVEASKERCQQTAVSVFVNPMQFGPNEDLKQYPRPLEKDLAMCEQAGVDLVFVPSVEMMYPKNFSFKIMESFFSSHLCGAYRKGYFDGICTVVMKLLHLIPCDQLFMGLKDVEQVKVIEEMIKAFHLPVEMVACPTIREKNGLAMSSRNQYLSDQQREIARHLYQALCLIKETSQSGERVVQTLLGQAENYLQAYPEIKLQYLKILHWDDFLPPEKIEKKFVVALAAFVGSTRLIDNLIIDL